One region of Planktothrix sp. FACHB-1365 genomic DNA includes:
- a CDS encoding DUF29 domain-containing protein, with the protein MNNIENSSLYEQDYYLWLQDTYQKLEKKDINGLDLIHLMEEVLALGNEQKRKVSSYLRQLLIHLLLYQYWESERERCGKGWQTEIDNFRFELELLLKSKTLYNYFLQEIQEIYPKARKQVIKTTDLPATIFPEECLFTSDQLLDSEFLP; encoded by the coding sequence ATGAATAATATTGAGAATTCTAGTCTTTATGAACAGGATTATTATCTCTGGTTACAAGACACTTATCAAAAGTTAGAAAAAAAAGATATAAATGGACTGGATTTAATACATTTAATGGAGGAAGTATTGGCTTTGGGGAATGAACAAAAACGTAAGGTTTCTAGTTATTTGAGACAATTACTAATTCATTTATTACTTTACCAATATTGGGAATCAGAACGAGAGCGTTGTGGTAAAGGTTGGCAAACGGAAATTGATAATTTTCGGTTTGAACTAGAATTATTATTAAAGTCCAAAACCCTGTATAATTATTTTTTGCAGGAGATACAAGAAATTTATCCTAAAGCGAGAAAGCAAGTGATTAAAACAACCGATCTTCCGGCTACAATATTTCCTGAAGAATGTCTTTTTACATCTGATCAGTTATTGGACTCGGAATTTTTGCCCTAG
- a CDS encoding GDP-mannose 4,6-dehydratase, protein MKTALICGVSGQDGAYLADLLLKKGYSVYGTSRDAQMSSFNNLSRLGIREKIKLESMSLTDFRSVLQILTKIQPDEVYNLAGQSSVGLSFEQPVETLESMAIGTLNLLEAIRFTKAKIKLYNASSSECFGDTKGLPADENTPFRPRSPYAVAKATAFWEVANYREAYGLFACSGILFNHESPLRPERFVTQKIIKAAIDIADGKQQKLYLGDISIQRDWGWAPEYVEAMYLMLQQQEPDDYVIATGETYSLAEFIESAFTCLGLNWQDYVESDSNLLRPTDIAVGRGNPTKAEQKLGWKAKYKMPDVVRMMVVSPSGLPY, encoded by the coding sequence ATGAAAACAGCATTAATTTGTGGCGTATCGGGACAAGATGGTGCTTATTTAGCAGATCTTTTATTAAAAAAAGGTTATTCCGTTTATGGCACGTCACGGGATGCTCAAATGTCTTCTTTTAACAATTTATCCCGTCTAGGAATTCGAGAAAAAATCAAATTAGAATCCATGAGTCTGACGGATTTTAGAAGTGTATTACAAATCCTGACCAAAATTCAACCGGATGAAGTCTATAATTTAGCAGGTCAAAGTTCAGTCGGGTTATCCTTTGAACAACCTGTAGAAACGTTAGAAAGTATGGCAATTGGAACTTTAAATTTATTAGAGGCGATTCGATTTACCAAAGCCAAAATTAAACTTTATAACGCCAGTTCTAGTGAATGTTTTGGAGATACTAAAGGACTTCCTGCCGATGAAAATACTCCTTTTCGTCCCCGCAGCCCTTATGCTGTTGCCAAAGCTACCGCTTTTTGGGAAGTTGCAAACTATCGAGAAGCTTATGGTTTATTTGCCTGTTCGGGTATTTTATTTAACCATGAATCGCCCCTGCGTCCTGAACGATTTGTTACCCAAAAAATTATTAAAGCGGCGATTGATATTGCAGATGGAAAACAACAGAAACTGTATTTAGGGGATATTTCTATTCAACGAGATTGGGGTTGGGCACCGGAATATGTAGAAGCCATGTATTTAATGTTGCAACAGCAAGAACCCGATGATTATGTAATTGCAACGGGAGAAACTTATTCTTTAGCAGAATTTATTGAATCTGCCTTTACTTGTCTAGGTTTAAATTGGCAAGATTATGTAGAATCTGATAGTAATTTATTACGACCTACGGATATTGCGGTGGGTCGAGGAAATCCCACTAAGGCAGAACAAAAGTTAGGATGGAAAGCAAAATATAAAATGCCGGATGTTGTTAGAATGATGGTAGTAAGCCCTTCAGGGCTTCCCTATTAA
- a CDS encoding glycosyltransferase produces MTVTAFQQANQLLREGKLEEAMVAYRQAIKQNPQFYGAYQNLGETLGKLGRWEEAVEAYRQAVELKPDAAWSSWGLSQALQQVGRLEEAQKLGDLAIEIDPKSHHQGRLVMASDAGDEALKARQKALDLKSKSASFSASKYGYANPYETWIAENEPNAEELACQIQKSKKLAYRPLMSIITPVYNTPTDILKKTIDSVIKQTYDNWQLCLVDGNSTTTGTKEVLQEWNVKEPRIKVKFLGENFGISGNSNKALELAQGEFVALLDHDDELTPFALFEVIKFLNDHPDCDVIYSDEDKIDLEGNRSDPFFKPDWSPELLRSFMYTGHLTVYRHRLVKEVGGFRSEFDFSQDYDLAWRITEISKQIAHIPKVLYHWRIIKGSAAAGDKKFARQSNLAALGSAMKRQGYKAEILKYPTANRAKIKLNEVPLVSLIIPTDNQQVLFDCLNSLLNKTRYSQLEILVVTNSNLSEKVKEQYNGFSFIKTVIFDETFNFSAKCNQGAEKALGEYLLFFNDDVRPIDEDWVESMLEMIQYEGVGDVSPKLIYENGLVQYAGMVTGVRGFVGTAFHQQPHNSTWYFNFVQSTRTVSVLSGACCLVRKSVFLKIGGWDEENTPIMGSDLDFSFKIRELGLRLVYTPFAELNHIGHLSIGAAKKQKKKLLTSDKSDLFLLKRWGKYLSYDPYYTDNMRFFLYYDSPTKYKMYATNNTLVHKSSRDILLVSHDMTWSGASLMLHTLAGCLQKSGYFVTVIAPETGALVQEYQRLNIPVVIDPLVTDSPHKLESLLKNYDLVVANTIVTYSAAIASKKMGKLVIWLIHEGFFGQELAGSNWNVQRAFIEADAIVFPSKQAESRYEKFTKRDNFTVIHYGIQLRQINHTTTKRSFPGTSPPQKIRVIQVGSIEPRKGQDTTVKAIQVLPKTLQNVFEFYFVGRTLDKPYCDELLKLTADLENVHWIGEVSPSEALRYISESDVVVCSSRDETGPIFVLEGMYFQKSIISTFVGVVPEVIEHRVNGLLFDIEDDRGLANNMVYLYQNPSLFSKFGELGFAKFEELFTVEKYGSSFTSLIERLSKDSSSNSPDSEKYTEVQRLTEAYGFLHEELEKAQVFIEHRDREIKQLKENYDILHEDRKKAQIIMEYQAREIKHLKEEYEKLVEMNKGLVAGHN; encoded by the coding sequence ATGACGGTGACAGCCTTTCAGCAAGCCAATCAACTGTTAAGAGAAGGAAAATTAGAAGAAGCGATGGTCGCTTATCGACAAGCGATCAAGCAGAATCCACAATTTTATGGTGCTTATCAGAATTTAGGGGAAACTTTGGGGAAGTTGGGGCGGTGGGAAGAAGCAGTTGAAGCCTATAGGCAAGCAGTGGAGTTAAAACCGGATGCAGCTTGGTCAAGTTGGGGGCTAAGTCAAGCGTTACAACAGGTAGGACGACTTGAGGAGGCTCAAAAGCTGGGTGATCTAGCCATTGAGATTGATCCGAAGAGTCATCATCAGGGGCGATTGGTGATGGCATCGGATGCGGGGGATGAAGCTCTTAAGGCTCGTCAGAAAGCTTTAGATTTAAAGAGCAAGTCTGCTAGCTTTTCAGCATCTAAATATGGCTACGCTAATCCTTATGAAACCTGGATAGCCGAAAATGAACCTAATGCAGAAGAATTGGCTTGCCAAATTCAAAAATCGAAAAAATTGGCTTATAGACCTTTGATGAGCATTATTACTCCTGTATATAATACTCCAACCGACATTCTTAAAAAAACAATTGATTCTGTTATCAAGCAGACTTATGATAATTGGCAGTTATGCCTGGTAGACGGTAATTCAACTACAACTGGAACTAAAGAAGTATTACAAGAATGGAATGTTAAAGAGCCACGAATTAAAGTTAAATTTCTTGGTGAAAACTTTGGTATTTCGGGAAATTCTAATAAGGCTCTCGAACTTGCTCAAGGAGAGTTTGTTGCTTTGCTTGACCACGACGATGAGTTAACTCCTTTTGCTTTATTTGAGGTTATAAAATTTTTGAACGATCATCCTGATTGTGATGTAATTTATAGCGACGAGGACAAAATAGATTTAGAAGGCAATCGTTCTGATCCATTTTTTAAACCTGATTGGAGTCCAGAGCTTCTTCGTTCTTTCATGTATACTGGACATTTAACTGTTTACCGTCATCGGTTAGTCAAAGAGGTTGGTGGCTTTCGCTCTGAATTTGACTTTTCTCAAGATTACGATTTGGCTTGGCGTATTACTGAAATTTCTAAACAGATTGCTCATATACCTAAAGTTCTATATCACTGGAGAATTATAAAGGGTTCTGCTGCTGCAGGCGACAAAAAATTTGCAAGGCAAAGCAATTTAGCAGCTTTAGGTTCAGCAATGAAGCGTCAAGGATATAAAGCTGAAATTTTGAAATACCCAACAGCAAATAGAGCAAAAATAAAACTAAATGAAGTCCCTCTAGTTTCTTTAATTATTCCTACCGACAATCAGCAGGTTTTATTTGATTGTCTTAACAGTTTACTAAATAAAACTCGCTATTCTCAACTAGAAATTTTAGTTGTTACTAACTCCAATTTGTCTGAAAAAGTCAAAGAACAATACAATGGCTTTTCTTTCATTAAGACGGTAATATTTGATGAAACTTTCAATTTTTCTGCTAAGTGTAATCAAGGTGCAGAGAAAGCATTGGGAGAATATTTACTGTTTTTTAACGACGATGTAAGACCCATTGATGAGGATTGGGTCGAATCCATGTTGGAAATGATACAGTATGAGGGGGTTGGCGACGTCTCCCCTAAACTTATATATGAAAATGGTTTAGTACAGTATGCTGGTATGGTTACGGGAGTACGAGGCTTTGTCGGTACGGCTTTTCACCAGCAGCCTCATAATTCGACTTGGTACTTTAACTTTGTTCAATCAACTAGAACTGTATCAGTTTTATCGGGGGCTTGTTGCTTAGTTAGAAAAAGTGTTTTCCTAAAAATAGGAGGTTGGGATGAAGAAAATACTCCAATAATGGGGTCGGATCTTGATTTTTCTTTTAAAATCCGAGAGCTAGGTTTACGCTTAGTTTATACTCCGTTTGCTGAATTGAACCATATCGGTCATTTATCTATAGGCGCTGCAAAGAAGCAAAAGAAAAAATTATTGACTTCAGATAAGTCCGATCTATTTTTGCTGAAGCGGTGGGGGAAATACCTGAGTTATGATCCTTACTATACTGATAATATGCGCTTTTTTCTGTACTATGATTCTCCGACTAAATACAAAATGTATGCAACTAACAACACCTTAGTTCATAAATCGTCTCGGGATATTTTATTAGTAAGTCATGACATGACTTGGAGTGGTGCGTCTTTGATGTTACATACTTTGGCTGGGTGTCTTCAAAAAAGTGGGTACTTTGTAACGGTTATAGCGCCAGAAACAGGAGCCTTAGTTCAAGAATACCAAAGGCTTAATATTCCTGTAGTTATCGACCCTCTGGTTACGGATTCTCCTCATAAATTAGAAAGTTTATTAAAAAATTACGATTTAGTTGTAGCTAATACTATTGTTACTTACTCTGCTGCTATAGCGAGTAAAAAAATGGGCAAATTAGTTATTTGGTTAATACATGAAGGCTTTTTCGGTCAGGAACTTGCAGGGTCTAATTGGAATGTTCAGCGTGCTTTTATAGAGGCGGATGCAATTGTGTTTCCTTCAAAACAAGCAGAAAGTAGATATGAGAAATTTACAAAAAGAGATAATTTTACCGTAATACATTATGGAATTCAGTTAAGACAAATTAACCACACGACTACCAAGAGGTCTTTTCCTGGGACTTCTCCTCCTCAAAAAATTCGTGTAATTCAGGTTGGTAGTATTGAACCGCGTAAAGGACAAGACACTACGGTTAAAGCTATTCAGGTTTTGCCTAAGACTCTTCAAAACGTCTTTGAGTTTTACTTCGTGGGGCGCACTCTAGATAAACCCTATTGCGACGAGTTGTTAAAACTTACTGCCGATTTGGAAAATGTTCATTGGATCGGTGAAGTCTCTCCGAGTGAAGCTTTGAGGTACATTTCAGAATCTGATGTAGTTGTCTGTTCGTCACGGGATGAAACTGGTCCGATTTTTGTTTTAGAAGGAATGTATTTCCAGAAGTCTATTATTTCAACTTTTGTAGGAGTGGTTCCAGAAGTTATAGAGCATAGGGTTAATGGGTTGCTATTTGACATAGAAGACGATCGAGGTCTGGCAAATAATATGGTTTACCTTTACCAAAATCCTTCTCTGTTTTCAAAGTTTGGCGAGTTAGGATTCGCAAAATTTGAGGAGTTATTCACCGTAGAAAAGTATGGGAGCAGCTTTACCAGCTTAATTGAAAGATTAAGTAAGGATAGCTCAAGTAATTCGCCTGACTCTGAAAAATATACAGAAGTTCAGCGCTTAACAGAAGCCTATGGTTTTCTCCATGAAGAGCTAGAAAAAGCCCAGGTTTTTATTGAGCATCGAGATCGAGAAATTAAGCAACTCAAAGAAAATTATGATATCTTACATGAAGATAGGAAAAAGGCACAAATTATTATGGAGTATCAAGCCCGAGAAATTAAACACTTAAAAGAGGAATATGAAAAGCTAGTTGAAATGAATAAGGGTTTGGTAGCAGGACATAACTAA
- a CDS encoding retropepsin-like aspartic protease, producing MEPEYATTNDWYKANRPKLKIYRGQWIAYTNKGVISHDRDYDKMKSGIAPSLSSLDYVIERIFESEFVEPIRFYPVRMRTLKAHDWQPKYELIMKSQNAVKVKILVDSGAELSLITKKLGRDLGCAKAEGEINNKAEGVGGSIEYLLRQVEIQLDGHIFTAPVAWAQTDFCEEILLGREVVFDLFDIEFKQAEETIIFKWRGGQV from the coding sequence ATGGAACCAGAATATGCCACAACTAATGATTGGTATAAAGCCAATCGCCCCAAATTAAAAATATATCGGGGTCAGTGGATCGCTTATACGAATAAAGGCGTGATTAGTCATGATCGAGATTATGACAAAATGAAGAGTGGCATCGCTCCAAGCTTATCAAGCCTAGATTATGTAATTGAGCGTATATTTGAAAGCGAGTTTGTAGAACCTATCCGCTTTTATCCTGTGAGAATGAGAACATTAAAAGCTCACGATTGGCAACCTAAGTATGAGTTAATAATGAAGTCTCAGAACGCAGTGAAAGTGAAAATACTTGTTGATTCTGGCGCTGAACTCAGTTTAATCACCAAGAAATTAGGGAGGGATTTAGGTTGTGCTAAGGCGGAAGGAGAAATTAATAATAAAGCAGAAGGAGTTGGTGGCAGTATTGAGTATCTATTACGACAGGTAGAAATACAATTGGATGGTCATATTTTTACCGCGCCTGTCGCTTGGGCACAAACGGATTTTTGTGAGGAGATTCTTCTAGGTAGGGAGGTGGTGTTTGATTTGTTTGATATAGAATTTAAGCAAGCTGAGGAGACGATTATTTTTAAATGGCGTGGGGGTCAAGTATAG
- a CDS encoding Uma2 family endonuclease: protein MSNPTQILLDIPEIELPPTQDQLPCDDGIPMETARHKLQMDLLIEPLSHALQDQDIYIGGNMFVYYSLAQVRNQDFRGPDVFIVLDVPRKERKSWVIWEEGKGPDIVIELLSESTAQRDKNEKKLIYQNQMRVTEYFWYDPFNPQDWQGFRLDGGDYEPLELDTKGQLESQKLGLKLVRWSGIFYNINTVWLRWATLEGELLPNSQEREKTAQENAETERQRAETERQRAETERQRADKAEQKANRLVELLRAAGIDPDQIE from the coding sequence ATGTCAAATCCTACTCAAATCCTATTAGATATTCCAGAAATTGAACTGCCTCCTACCCAAGATCAACTCCCCTGTGATGATGGAATTCCGATGGAAACAGCACGCCATAAACTGCAAATGGACTTATTAATAGAACCCCTTAGTCATGCTTTACAAGATCAAGATATTTATATTGGGGGGAATATGTTTGTTTACTATAGTCTCGCCCAAGTTCGCAATCAAGACTTTCGAGGGCCAGATGTTTTTATTGTTTTAGATGTTCCTCGTAAAGAACGAAAAAGCTGGGTGATTTGGGAAGAAGGAAAAGGGCCAGATATAGTCATTGAACTACTTTCTGAAAGTACCGCACAACGGGATAAAAACGAGAAAAAATTAATTTATCAAAATCAAATGCGAGTCACCGAATATTTTTGGTATGATCCATTTAATCCCCAAGATTGGCAAGGATTTCGTTTAGACGGAGGTGATTATGAACCCCTAGAACTAGATACTAAAGGACAGTTAGAAAGCCAGAAATTAGGCTTAAAATTGGTTCGCTGGTCAGGAATATTTTATAATATTAATACTGTTTGGTTACGCTGGGCAACCTTAGAAGGGGAACTATTACCTAATAGTCAAGAACGAGAAAAAACAGCCCAAGAAAACGCAGAAACTGAACGCCAACGAGCAGAAACTGAGCGCCAACGAGCAGAAACTGAGCGCCAACGGGCAGACAAAGCAGAACAAAAAGCTAATCGTTTAGTCGAATTACTACGGGCTGCGGGGATTGATCCTGATCAAATTGAATGA
- a CDS encoding glycosyltransferase, with protein sequence MLSSSPRVSVIIPVYNGDRYMSQAIDSVLSQTYSNYEIIIVDDGSTDNTHQIIQHYIEKYQNQSLIRYIFQPNQGVAAARNRGIQEARGEFIALLDQDDMFWPEKLAHQVACFQANPDVAIINSGWRLIDENNNRISDIEPWHNLPNLTLETWVTRTPILPSALMFRRDTWQKIGGFDSRFNGVDDVDFIWRLALHEYSAIWLTEITVNYRQHQETVSNTKAKERANLMIAVQDQFFGQPNLPDEIRQLEKLTRYESLTWMAWHLYHTHHPQQMAEFLQKSLSYTPYTIAITISDWVHRFMGYCLAYGYELELENFYNLQDWKQLISKIIPQTKPRVSVIIPTYNCDQYIEQCVKSVLEQTYTNYEVIVIDDGSQDKTQQILKPFLSVIKYIYQNNQGAAKARNHGCEIAQGEFLAFLDGDDFFLPQKLAEQVATFDHDPTIDLVQSGWCIVNQKDIGVSVITPWGNAPELNLETWILHKCVRPSAMILRREWWEKVGGFDHRYPPTEDLDFVLRLSLMGCKTVWFKEIHACYRQHDHNLMSGGLKVIENTEIVMNQFFNHPNLPDQIRKLHRKESYERWVWLAWRMYRDGYPDLMIYCLENSIKYTFSPLTETISQWLDAFQNIAADYGEKIDTYALIKSQEWQSVLNKIMNPKLSTESKPQLTPATNKPHIMLMNTDDPGIGGLAQYDHLILCELAKLGYRVTAVRPQHYNPLVEEEKELGIQQYWLDYSTSKDLPRILRNTQDAETLYQEIKPDFIIFSDGWPYSHFAAKQVAIQQNIPYMMAIGLAMPEHIDFTMGDNVPYAKGVLYQYGLARTFNTAAYEHLNILQEKFGLPKDKGNVVYYGRSEKYFAPPNLANRQRLRQEIGIPEDGIMCLTTARLAPIKGHRFQLEAIAQLKHTSIWEKLYFVWAGTGEGSDHNLEPELKEKVEHLGVSDRVIFLGQRWDIPDWLDACDIFVLTSLAEAAPSFAIMEAMAKGLPIIASAAGGIPEGLGETGKLLTNPNIDPQKTVTDLVQALQELAVNPLLLSKMGVASKQRAEELFKEDRMLKQTLTIIKQALEAEFDSDLANQPQIKTGIKQLNQQLNYASCLWNAWFAYTQNNQTDMLKYLQASLKVSTSEFITETLLDWVEDFVRLSTYKNQPLNTLTLTQSSQWKYLMETLLGIRS encoded by the coding sequence ATGTTGAGTTCATCTCCTCGAGTTAGCGTTATTATTCCGGTTTACAATGGCGATCGCTACATGAGTCAAGCTATTGACAGTGTATTGAGTCAAACCTACTCCAACTATGAGATTATTATCGTTGATGATGGTTCAACAGATAATACCCATCAAATTATACAACATTACATCGAAAAATATCAGAATCAATCTCTAATTCGTTACATTTTTCAACCTAATCAAGGAGTTGCAGCCGCTAGAAATCGAGGAATTCAGGAAGCTAGAGGAGAATTTATTGCATTACTGGATCAAGATGATATGTTTTGGCCAGAAAAATTAGCCCATCAAGTTGCTTGTTTTCAGGCCAACCCTGATGTAGCAATTATTAATAGTGGTTGGCGTTTAATCGATGAAAATAATAATAGAATTTCTGATATTGAACCTTGGCATAATTTACCGAATTTAACCTTAGAAACTTGGGTAACTAGAACCCCCATTTTACCCAGTGCATTGATGTTTAGGCGAGATACTTGGCAGAAAATAGGGGGATTTGATTCTCGGTTTAACGGTGTGGATGACGTTGATTTTATTTGGCGTTTAGCATTGCATGAATATTCAGCAATTTGGTTAACTGAAATCACGGTTAATTATCGGCAACATCAAGAAACTGTTTCTAATACAAAAGCTAAAGAACGAGCTAATTTAATGATAGCTGTTCAAGATCAATTTTTTGGTCAGCCTAATTTACCGGATGAAATTCGTCAACTTGAAAAACTAACTCGATATGAATCTTTGACTTGGATGGCATGGCATTTATATCATACCCATCATCCTCAGCAAATGGCTGAATTTCTACAAAAATCTTTGTCCTACACTCCTTATACTATCGCTATTACCATTTCCGATTGGGTACATCGGTTCATGGGGTATTGTCTGGCTTATGGGTATGAACTGGAACTCGAAAATTTCTATAATTTACAAGATTGGAAACAATTAATTTCTAAAATAATTCCTCAAACTAAACCTAGGGTTAGTGTTATTATTCCAACCTATAACTGTGATCAATATATTGAACAATGTGTTAAGAGTGTTCTGGAACAAACCTATACAAATTATGAAGTTATTGTTATTGATGATGGATCTCAGGATAAAACTCAACAAATTTTAAAACCTTTTTTGTCTGTAATTAAATATATCTATCAAAACAATCAAGGAGCCGCAAAAGCCAGAAATCATGGTTGTGAAATTGCTCAAGGAGAATTTTTGGCTTTTTTAGATGGAGATGACTTTTTTTTACCTCAAAAATTAGCGGAACAGGTTGCAACTTTTGATCATGATCCGACTATTGATTTAGTTCAAAGTGGCTGGTGTATTGTTAATCAAAAAGACATCGGAGTGAGTGTCATTACGCCTTGGGGAAACGCACCGGAATTAAATTTAGAAACTTGGATTTTACATAAGTGTGTGCGTCCGAGTGCTATGATTTTGCGGCGAGAATGGTGGGAAAAAGTTGGAGGATTTGATCATCGTTATCCTCCTACAGAAGACTTGGATTTTGTTTTACGCCTTTCTTTAATGGGATGTAAAACCGTTTGGTTTAAAGAAATTCATGCCTGTTATCGTCAACATGATCATAACTTAATGTCAGGAGGATTAAAAGTTATTGAAAATACTGAAATTGTTATGAATCAATTTTTTAATCATCCAAATCTTCCTGATCAAATTCGTAAATTACATCGAAAAGAAAGTTATGAGCGCTGGGTTTGGTTAGCTTGGCGAATGTATCGAGATGGTTATCCTGATTTAATGATATATTGTTTAGAAAACTCTATAAAATATACTTTTTCTCCTCTAACTGAAACCATCTCTCAATGGCTTGATGCGTTTCAAAATATTGCAGCAGACTATGGAGAAAAAATCGATACTTATGCTTTAATTAAATCTCAGGAATGGCAATCCGTTTTAAATAAAATTATGAATCCAAAACTCAGCACCGAATCTAAACCTCAATTAACACCCGCCACTAATAAACCTCATATTATGTTAATGAATACTGATGATCCCGGTATTGGAGGTTTAGCACAATATGATCATTTAATTTTATGTGAATTAGCTAAATTAGGCTATCGGGTAACAGCCGTTAGACCCCAACATTATAACCCCTTAGTTGAGGAAGAAAAAGAGTTAGGAATTCAGCAATATTGGTTAGACTATAGTACCAGTAAAGATTTACCGAGAATTCTCAGAAATACCCAAGATGCAGAAACTCTTTATCAGGAAATAAAGCCCGATTTTATTATTTTTAGTGATGGCTGGCCTTACTCCCATTTTGCCGCTAAACAAGTGGCAATTCAACAGAATATTCCCTATATGATGGCGATAGGATTAGCCATGCCAGAACACATTGATTTTACTATGGGAGATAATGTTCCCTATGCCAAAGGAGTCTTATATCAATATGGATTGGCTCGGACTTTTAATACCGCAGCCTATGAACATCTTAACATTTTACAAGAGAAATTTGGCTTACCCAAAGATAAAGGAAATGTGGTATATTATGGACGATCAGAAAAATATTTTGCTCCTCCTAATTTAGCAAATCGTCAACGGTTGCGCCAAGAAATAGGGATTCCTGAAGATGGGATTATGTGTTTAACAACGGCAAGGTTAGCACCCATTAAAGGACATCGGTTTCAATTAGAAGCGATCGCCCAATTAAAACACACTTCTATCTGGGAAAAATTATACTTTGTTTGGGCAGGAACAGGAGAAGGAAGTGATCACAATTTAGAACCTGAATTAAAAGAAAAAGTTGAGCATTTAGGTGTTAGCGATCGCGTGATATTCTTAGGACAACGGTGGGATATTCCCGACTGGTTAGATGCCTGTGATATCTTTGTATTAACTTCCTTAGCCGAAGCCGCTCCTTCCTTTGCAATTATGGAAGCAATGGCAAAAGGATTACCCATTATTGCCTCGGCTGCGGGGGGTATTCCCGAAGGATTAGGAGAGACCGGGAAACTGTTAACTAATCCTAATATTGATCCTCAAAAAACGGTAACTGATCTTGTTCAAGCCCTGCAAGAATTAGCTGTTAATCCTCTATTATTATCTAAAATGGGTGTAGCATCTAAACAACGGGCGGAAGAACTGTTTAAAGAAGACCGGATGTTAAAACAAACCCTAACTATTATTAAACAAGCCCTAGAAGCAGAATTTGATTCTGACTTGGCCAATCAACCCCAAATTAAAACAGGAATTAAACAATTAAATCAACAGTTAAATTATGCTTCCTGTCTGTGGAATGCTTGGTTTGCCTATACCCAAAATAATCAAACCGATATGTTAAAATACCTGCAAGCATCCTTAAAGGTTTCAACCTCGGAATTTATTACCGAAACCCTATTAGATTGGGTCGAGGATTTTGTCAGACTCTCAACCTATAAAAATCAACCCTTAAACACCTTAACCCTAACCCAATCTTCTCAATGGAAATACCTGATGGAAACCCTCCTCGGTATTCGTTCTTAG
- a CDS encoding Uma2 family endonuclease, with translation MSNYTPLKTTILPLENGDRLTRPEFERRYQAMPNHQKAELIEGVVYMASPLRFRSHGEPHAQINTWLGVYYAATPGVLAADNTTVRLDGENEPQPDAILLIDPNLGGQCHISEDDYIEGAPELIVEIAASSAAYDLYDKKRAYQRNGVKEYLVWQVYERQICWWKLQEGEYMPLEPDQEGVIKSQVFPGLWLEMRSLLEGNLAEVLKKLQEGIESLEHQEFIRQLC, from the coding sequence ATGTCTAATTATACACCCTTAAAAACGACAATTCTTCCATTAGAAAATGGCGATCGGTTAACTCGTCCAGAATTTGAACGGCGTTACCAAGCTATGCCAAATCATCAAAAAGCAGAATTAATTGAAGGAGTAGTTTATATGGCTTCCCCATTACGTTTTCGTAGTCATGGAGAACCCCATGCTCAAATTAATACCTGGTTAGGGGTTTATTATGCAGCAACTCCTGGGGTTTTAGCCGCCGATAATACAACTGTCCGACTCGATGGGGAAAACGAACCCCAACCCGATGCTATTTTATTGATTGATCCCAATTTAGGAGGACAATGCCACATTAGTGAAGATGATTATATTGAAGGTGCACCAGAATTAATTGTAGAAATTGCAGCCAGTAGTGCAGCTTATGATCTTTATGATAAAAAAAGAGCTTATCAACGCAATGGTGTAAAAGAATATTTAGTATGGCAGGTTTATGAACGCCAAATTTGTTGGTGGAAACTTCAGGAAGGAGAATATATGCCTTTAGAACCTGATCAGGAGGGGGTGATTAAAAGTCAAGTATTTCCTGGTTTATGGTTGGAGATGCGATCGCTTTTAGAAGGGAATTTGGCTGAGGTATTAAAAAAATTACAGGAAGGAATAGAAAGTCTTGAGCATCAAGAATTTATCCGTCAATTGTGTTAA